Proteins from one Cicer arietinum cultivar CDC Frontier isolate Library 1 chromosome 3, Cicar.CDCFrontier_v2.0, whole genome shotgun sequence genomic window:
- the LOC101495208 gene encoding protein PSK SIMULATOR 1-like, translated as MRGEMVNNGSWFNSLWPVSRKNVLDNKTVVGILALEVVNLMSKITNLWQALSDWEVLSLREGIVNSVGVKMLVSEDDDYLMELALNDILDNFRSLARSVVRFGKRCGDPAYHRFEQFVCNPVQNYIQWSGWEYKWKKMERKVKKMEKFVASMTQFCQELEVLAEVEQTFRRMQANPELHRVKLLEFKKKVVCQRQEVRNLRDMSPWNRSYDYVVQLLVKSLFTVLERIIIVFGNNHLPSLQQEIDSQNMNANNLLRSQSFSVFMHSSIYPSENDLYGFNSGSVHKRPNFLFDKSKRKKEHKKALHPPEKCGKHKRSDSKQLGNIGPFKHCMSVSNNSPVIQSYVQTNGYGGSMRLNDCHMKHVDKMKTGDNSSISNRIRIYSKLCVNNRSKPASFTLGDAALALHYANTIVLIEKMASSPHLIDLKARDELYNMLPTTIRTVLRAKLKCDTKSKSSSVHDADVAAKWSPVLAHTLECLAPLAHNTISWHSERNYEKECTTVNANILRVQTLFYANQVKTEAAMVDLLVGLNYVCRIEAKLGMRDRMEFAITRSFNGLCIRKKGMYNDFI; from the coding sequence ATGAGAGGTGAAATGGTGAATAATGGTTCATGGTTCAATTCTTTGTGGCCTGTCTCTCGCAAGAATGTATTAGATAACAAGACAGTAGTTGGAATTTTGGCACTAGAAGTTGTGAATTTGATGTCGAAGATAACTAATTTGTGGCAGGCTTTGAGTGATTGGGAGGTATTAAGTTTAAGGGAAGGGATAGTGAACTCAGTTGGTGTCAAAATGCTGGTTTCTGAAGATGATGATTACTTGATGGAGCTTGCATTGAATGATATACTCGATAACTTCCGATCTCTAGCACGGTCTGTTGTTAGGTTCGGTAAGAGGTGTGGGGATCCGGCTTATCATCGGTTTGAACAATTTGTTTGCAATCCGgttcaaaattatattcaatGGTCAGGGTGGGAATATAAATGGAAAAAGATGGAGAGAAAAGTGAAGAAAATGGAGAAATTTGTTGCTTCCATGACACAATTTTGTCAAGAGCTTGAGGTACTAGCTGAGGTTGAACAGACTTTCAGGAGAATGCAGGCAAATCCTGAACTGCATCGGGTAAAATTGCTCGAGTTTAAGAAGAAGGTGGTGTGTCAGCGCCAGGAAGTGAGGAATCTGAGAGACATGTCTCCGTGGAATAGAAGTTATGATTATGTTGTCCAGTTGCTGGTAAAATCGCTATTTACGGTACTTGAGAGGATCATAATTGTGTTTGGAAATAATCACCTCCCATCTTTACAGCAAGAAATTGATTCTCAGAATATGAATGCTAACAATCTTCTGCGCAGTCAatctttttctgtttttatgCATTCTTCGATATATCCTTCAGAGAATGATCTCTATGGATTCAACTCAGGATCTGTTCATAAGAGGCCAAACTTTTTATTTGACAAGAGCAAAAGAAAGAAGGAACATAAGAAGGCTCTCCATCCACCTGAAAAATGTGGAAAGCACAAACGATCGGACAGCAAGCAGTTAGGAAATATCGGGCCATTCAAACATTGCATGTCAGTTTCAAACAATTCTCCTGTCATACAGAGTTATGTGCAGACAAATGGTTATGGTGGTTCTATGAGGTTGAATGATTGTCATATGAAACATGTTGATAAAATGAAAACAGGTGATAATTCATCTATCTCCAACAGAATTAGAATATATTCTAAATTATGCGTCAACAACAGGTCAAAGCCGGCTTCTTTTACCCTTGGTGATGCAGCTTTAGCCCTACATTATGCGAATACAATTGTATTGATCGAGAAGATGGCATCATCACCTCACTTGATTGACCTAAAAGCAAGAGATGAACTCTACAATATGCTTCCAACTACAATAAGAACTGTTCTGAGGGCTAAGCTCAAATGTGACACAAAAAGTAAATCTTCCTCTGTCCATGATGCTGACGTTGCAGCAAAATGGAGTCCGGTACTCGCACATACATTAGAATGTTTGGCTCCTCTTGCACATAACACCATAAGTTGGCATTCAGAGAGAAATTATGAGAAGGAGTGTACAACTGTAAATGCAAATATTTTACGAGTCCAAACTCTTTTTTACGCGAATCAAGTAAAAACGGAAGCTGCAATGGTTGATCTTCTTGTAGGTCTCAACTATGTATGCAGGATTGAAGCAAAATTAGGCATGAGAGATAGAATGGAGTTTGCTATAACTAGATCATTTAATGGTCTTTGTATAAGAAAGAAAGGAATGTACAATGATTTTATATAG
- the LOC101495759 gene encoding uncharacterized protein encodes MKPIDEKQEKVTIRAVSHDEEGKKRVEKTELNTHNIDTIKYVEKKLINKGVQRQDRHPVDNIGISRPPPKSGHGGKFTWEGPDDVAYNELNAAPAAIDEKDPNYVDEEEEDETKEFVVGEVDVAKAVEERDGVSRVDVDPRLILNSL; translated from the coding sequence ATGAAGCCAATTGACGAGAAGCAAGAGAAGGTAACAATAAGAGCGGTGAGTCACGacgaagaaggaaaaaaaagagtAGAAAAAACAGAGCTCAACACACACAACATAGACACAATCAAATACGTTGAAAAGAAGCTCATCAATAAAGGTGTCCAGCGTCAGGATCGCCACCCTGTCGACAACATAGGAATCAGCCGTCCGCCGCCGAAGTCCGGTCACGGCGGAAAGTTCACTTGGGAAGGTCCTGATGACGTGGCTTATAACGAATTGAATGCGGCGCCGGCGGCGATTGATGAGAAGGATCCTAATTATGTGGATGAGGAAGAGGAAGATGAGACAAAGGAATTTGTTGTTGGTGAGGTTGATGTTGCTAAGGCTGTTGAGGAACGTGATGGTGTTTCTAGAGTTGATGTTGATCCTCGTTTGATACTTAATTCACTCTGA
- the LOC101494883 gene encoding cytochrome P450 76A1, with protein MEFPSQLIILLLLSFPVFLFLLNRRRKISATKNRRLPPGPPGWPIFGNMFQLGEMPHRTLTNLREKYGPILWLKIGAVNTMAILSAKEATIFFKNHDHAFSDRTVIETMRVHNYDKSSLALAPYGSYWRLMRRLVTVDMLVLKRINDTVSIRRKCVNDMLAWVAKEARARELEDGRGLHVARFIFFMSFNMFGNLMLSRDLFDMESENGSEFFAAVMGMMEWTGHANVADLFPWLRWLDPQGLRRKMDRDMGKALEIASTFVKERLEVERDEVSRDFLDVLLEFQRNENQHALNISDKDLNIFILEMFLAGSETTTSTIEWAMTELLCNSNCMLKVKTELSSLIGTKDVEESDIDKLPYLQAIVKETLRLHPPIPLLVPRKAVQDTDFIGYFIPKDTQVFVNTWAIGRDPDVWDEPLVFKPERFYGCNINNKIDYKGQNYELIPFGAGRRMCAGVPLAHRVLHLVLGSLLHRFDWELDSNVTPSTIDMKDRLGITMRKFQPLLAVPKLVAS; from the exons ATGGAATTCCCTTCCCAACTTATTATTCTACTACTCTTGTCTTTCCCCGTATTCCTCTTCCTCCTCAACCGCCGTCGGAAAATATCGGCCACCAAAAACCGCCGCCTACCACCTGGACCACCGGGATGGCCCATATTTGGAAACATGTTCCAACTTGGAGAAATGCCTCACCGCACACTCACAAACTTAAGAGAAAAATATGGTCCAATTTTATGGCTCAAAATTGGCGCCGTAAACACAATGGCTATACTCTCAGCCAAAGAAGCcacaatatttttcaaaaaccaCGACCACGCTTTCTCAGATAGAACCGTAATTGAAACCATGCGTGTCCATAATTACGACAAGTCATCATTAGCTTTGGCTCCATACGGCTCCTATTGGCGCCTAATGCGCCGGCTCGTAACTGTCGATATGTTGGTCCTAAAACGCATAAACGACACCGTTTCAATTCGCCGAAAATGCGTAAATGACATGCTCGCGTGGGTTGCAAAAGAAGCGCGCGCGCGTGAGTTGGAAGATGGTCGTGGACTCCACGTGGCGCgttttattttcttcatgaGTTTTAACATGTTTGGGAATTTAATGTTGTCGCGGGATTTGTTTGACATGGAATCTGAAAATGGGTCCGAGTTTTTCGCGGCGGTTATGGGGATGATGGAGTGGACTGGACATGCTAACGTGGCGGATTTGTTTCCTTGGTTGAGGTGGTTGGACCCACAAGGACTTAGGAGGAAAATGGATAGGGATATGGGAAAAGCTCTTGAAATTGCTTCCACGTTTGTGAAAGAGCGTTTGGAGGTGGAGCGTGATGAGGTATCGAGAGATTTCTTGGATGTTTTGCTTGAGTTTCAAAGAAATGAGAACCAACATGCACTCAATATCTCAGATAAAGATCTCAACATTTTCATCTTG GAAATGTTCTTGGCTGGGTCAGAAACAACGACCAGCACAATTGAATGGGCAATGACGGAGCTATTATGCAACTCTAATTGTATGTTAAAGGTTAAAACTGAGCTTAGTTCATTAATTGGGACTAAAGATGTTGAAGAGAGTGACATAGACAAGCTTCCTTACCTACAGGCTATAGTTAAAGAAACACTAAGGTTACATCCTCCAATTCCACTTCTTGTCCCACGAAAAGCGGTACAAGACACAGACTTCATAGGATACTTCATACCAAAAGACACACAAGTGTTTGTGAATACTTGGGCAATTGGAAGAGATCCAGATGTTTGGGATGAACCTTTAGTTTTTAAACCCGAGAGGTTTTATGGTtgcaatattaataataagattGATTATAAAGGGCAAAATTATGAGTTGATCCCATTTGGAGCTGGAAGAAGAATGTGCGCGGGTGTGCCTTTGGCTCATAGAGTGCTTCACCTTGTGTTGGGATCATTGCTACATCGATTTGACTGGGAGCTTGATAGCAATGTTACGCCTTCAACTATTGATATGAAAGATAGGCTTGGTATAACCATGCGAAAATTTCAACCTTTGCTTGCTGTGCCCAAATTAGTTGCTTCTTAA
- the LOC101494569 gene encoding leucine-rich repeat receptor-like protein kinase PXC1 yields MNTSLALPLTLLFLFTTQSATAPQNDTQALTEFRLQTDSHGYLVSNWTGEDACNAAWRGVECSPNGRVVALSVPSFNLRGPVDSLSTLIYLRFLDLHDNRLNGTIVPLLNCTDLELLYLSGNDFSGEIPPAISSLRLLIRLDISDNNIHGEIPKEITKLNHLLTLRLQNNELSGEVPDLSSSLVNLRELNITNNELQGNLPDAMLNKFGNKSFSGNDGLCGSAPLPNCSVTETSPPSDDEIVPSNPSSLPQTSSNGTIASETHSRKRKSLSPGGIVAVVVAVCVVAVVAASFAVAHCCGRGKRSNSTVGMDSEIGKRKSESSSGSEKKGYGGVDSNSDGNTETERSKLVFFDRRSEFELEDLLRASAEMLGKGSLGTVYRAVLDDGCTVAVKRLKDANPCDRNQFEQYMDVVGKLRHPNVVRLKAYYYAKEEKLLVYDYLSNGSLHSLLHGNRGPGRIPLDWTTRISLVLGAARGLARIHGEYSAAKIPHGNVKSSNVLLDKNGVACIGDFGLSLLLNPSHAVARLGGYRAPEQAEAKKLSQEADVYGFGVLVLEVLTGKVPSSQYSSPVGVRPYVEFEEQETDLPKWVRSVVKEEWTSEVFDQELLRYKNIEEELVSMLNVGLACVVLQPEKRPTMLEVVKMIEDIRVEQSPLREDYDESRNSLSPSLATTEDCIA; encoded by the exons ATGAACACATCACTAGCATTACCCTTAACCTTGTTATTTCTCTTCACAACACAGAGTGCAACTGCACCGCAGAATGATACGCAAGCCCTCACCGAATTCCGTCTCCAAACAGACTCACACGGCTACCTCGTCAGTAATTGGACCGGAGAAGACGCCTGCAACGCTGCGTGGCGCGGCGTCGAATGCTCCCCAAACGGCAGAGTTGTTGCTCTCTCTGTTCCTTCCTTCAATCTCCGAGGTCCCGTTGATTCTCTCTCAACGCTAATCTACTTGCGTTTCCTTGATCTTCACGATAACCGCTTGAACGGAACCATTGTTCCTCTTTTAAACTGCACTGACCTTGAACTACTTTACCTCTCTGGCAATGACTTCTCCGGCGAGATACCGCCGGCGATATCCTCTTTACGTCTTCTTATCAGACTCGATATCTCCGACAACAACATCCACGGAGAAATTCCAAAAGAAATAACGAAGTTGAATCATCTCCTCACTCTCCGTTTACAGAACAACGAACTCTCCGGCGAAGTTCCCGATCTTTCTTCTTCACTCGTCAATCTCAGAGAACTAAATATCACCAACAACGAACTCCAAGGAAACTTACCCGATGCAATGCTCAATAAATTCGGAAACAAAAGCTTCTCCGGCAACGACGGTCTTTGTGGATCGGCGCCTTTACCGAATTGTTCTGTCACCGAAACATCTCCTCCTTCGGATGATGAAATTGTTCCTTCAAACCCTAGCTCGTTACCACAAACAAGTAGTAACGGAACAATTGCATCTGAAACTCATTCGAGAAAACGGAAATCGCTGAGTCCGGGAGGAATTGTGGCGGTTGTGGTGGCGGTTTGTGTGGTGGCAGTAGTGGCGGCTTCATTCGCGGTGGCTCATTGTTGCGGAAGAGGAAAAAGGTCTAATTCAACGGTGGGGATGGATAGTGAGATTGGGAAGAGGAAAAGCGAGAGTAGCAGTGGAAGTGAGAAGAAAGGTTATGGGGGTGTGGATAGTAATAGTGATGGAAACACTGAAACAGAGAGAAGTAAATTAGTGTTTTTCGATAGAAGGAGTGAGTTTGAGTTGGAGGATTTGCTACGAGCATCGGCGGAGATGCTTGGGAAGGGTAGTTTGGGAACTGTCTATAGGGCTGTTCTTGATGATGGATGTACTGTTGCTGTTAAGAGACTTAAGGATGCTAATCCATGTGATAGGAATCAGTTTGAACAGTATATGGATGTTGTTGGAAAGCTTAGACACCCTAATGTTGTTAGACTCAAAGCTTATTATTATGCTAAGGAAGAAAAACTTCTTGTCTATGATTATCTTTCCAATGGAAGCTTGCATTCTCTTCTTCATG GGAACCGTGGTCCGGGAAGGATTCCGTTAGATTGGACAACAAGAATAAGCTTGGTGTTGGGGGCAGCAAGAGGTCTTGCAAGGATTCATGGAGAGTATAGTGCAGCCAAAATACCTCATGGGAATGTGAAATCTTCCAATGTACTACTTGACAAGAATGGTGTTGCTTGCATAGGTGACTTTGGTTTGTCACTTTTGTTGAATCCTTCTCATGCGGTTGCGAGGTTGGGTGGGTACAGAGCTCCCGAACAGGCAGAGGCAAAGAAGTTATCACAAGAGGCAGACGTGTATGGTTTCGGCGTGTTGGTGTTGGAAGTTTTGACAGGAAAAGTTCCTTCCTCTCAATACTCTTCTCCCGTAGGAGTTCGTCCTTATGTGGAATTTGAGGAACAAGAAACCGATCTTCCTAAATGGGTTCGGTCGGTTGTGAAGGAAGAGTGGACATCAGAGGTGTTTGATCAAGAACTATTGAGGTACAAGAACATTGAGGAGGAGCTTGTTTCAATGTTGAATGTTGGGTTGGCTTGTGTTGTTTTACAACCTGAGAAGAGGCCAACTATGTTGGAAGTTGTTAAGATGATTGAGGATATTAGGGTGGAACAATCTCCTTTAAGAGAGGATTATGATGAATCGCGTAATTCACTTTCACCTTCACTTGCCACTACTGAAGATTGCATAGCTTAA